A genomic window from Castor canadensis chromosome 18, mCasCan1.hap1v2, whole genome shotgun sequence includes:
- the LOC109684337 gene encoding melanoma antigen preferentially expressed in tumors, which yields MSNPALPKLLELAAHSLLSNEVSAIPALDELTVDLFPSILTAAFSKGHKKALKALVQAWPFPFLRLGSLIVQWPNQDSVQAVLDGLETSPIHRTCARRSELRVLDLTLDFEQIQIKGVSEALAKFPFWLPSTVKVQMPQAMARHNLEDTRKGPKQPWEPVELHMNLFLRGPFRLNTFLLSLLTKVEESSGSLRLCCRKLHIEEMPFNSLLGVLKTLELDFIQELEVFDWFRALSEQRLFATQLGRICNLHSLKLAYYHWSFSPDGEQSSSYYLSQLSKLTHLQKLHLSYSYLSGNLQQVLSCLQAPLHALEIRFCTLLDTDIIYLSHSLHTTCLKKLDLSGNNLSYMVPGPLETLLGKVSGTLQHLTLNHCQLKDAHLKAILPALCCCSQLSSLGLSDNPVSKAGLLSLLEHTAGLMELKQVLYPIPVECCVYLHGLSWGPVNKGKLCQVQAEIQKFLQTVQRADMQWTPPLPLPLPVRLVQLD from the exons ATGAGCAACCCAGCCCTACCCAAACTTTTGGAACTTGCAGCCCACAGTCTGCTCAGCAATGAGGTTTCAGCTATACCTGCCTTGGACGAGCTCACAGTCGACCTCTTCCCATCAATTCTCACTGCTGCCTTTTCCAAGGGGCACAAGAAAGCTCTGAAGGCCCTGGTGCAGGCCTGGCCCTTCCCTTTTCTCCGACTGGGCTCTCTGATAGTGCAGTGGCCCAACCAAGACAGCGTGCAGGCTGTGCTAGATGGACTAGAGACCTCCCCCATCCACAGGACCTGTGCCAG GAGGTCAGAACTGAGGGTGTTGGATTTGACCCTGGACTTTGAGCAGATCCAGATTAAAGGGGTTTCTGAGGCCTTGGCCAAGTTTCCATTTTGGTTACCATCAACAGTCAAGGTGCAGATGCCTCAGGCCATGGCCAGGCACAATCTAGAAGACACAAGAAAAGGACCAAAGCAGCCATGGGAACCAGTGGAACTACACATGAATCTTTTCCTACGAGGTCCCTTCAGGTTAAACACTTTCCTTTTGAGCCTCCTGACAAAAGTGGAAGAGAGCAGCGGGTCCCTGCGACTCTGCTGTAGGAAACTACATATTGAAGAAATGCCCTTTAACAGTCTGCTAGGGGTCCTGAAAACGCTGGAGCTGGACTTCATCCAGGAGCTCGAGGTGTTTGACTGGTTCCGGGCACTATCAGAGCAGAGACTCTTTGCCACACAGCTGGGGAGGATTTGCAACCTGCACAGTCTCAAGCTGGCCTACTACCACTGGTCCTTCTCCCCAGATGGCGAGCAGTCCTCCAGCTACTACCTCTCCCAGCTCAGCAAGCTGACACACCTCCAGAAGCTCCACCTGTCCTACTCCTACCTCTCAGGCAACTTACAGCAAGTACTCAG CTGCCTGCAGGCCCCACTGCATGCCCTGGAGATCCGCTTTTGCACACTTCTGGACACCGACATCATCTACTTGTCTCACAGTCTTCACACCACCTGCCTGAAGAAGCTAGATCTGAGTGGCAACAACCTATCCTACATGGTCCCTGGACCCTTAGAGACCCTGCTGGGCAAGGTCTCAGGGACACTGCAGCACCTGACCCTGAACCACTGCCAACTGAAGGACGCCCACCTCAAAGCCATCCTGCCAGCCCTATGCTGCTGCTCCCAGCTCAGCTCCCTGGGTCTGTCTGACAATCCTGTCTCCAAGGCTGGCCTCCTGAGCCTACTGGAGCACACAGCAGGGCTGATGGAGttaaaacaggtgctctatcccATCCCAGTCGAGTGCTGTGTGTACCTACATGGCCTGTCCTGGGGGCCTGTCAACAAAGGCAAGCTGTGTCAGGTACAGGCCGAGATACAGAAGTTCCTGCAGACTGTGCAGCGGGCTGACATGCAATGGACACCCCCACTACCCTTACCCTTGCCAGTGAGGCTGGTGCAGCTCGACTGA